The window GACGCGGTGATCTTCGGCGACGAGAGCGAGCGGGTGTCGCGCGAGCAGGGCGTGGAGGCGTTCGGCCGCCACGAGCGCGAACGCGCGCACGAGCCGCTGTCGGGCGGCCCGTTCCGCGGCTTCCTGGCGGCGCTGCACGACCTGCAGGCGGCGTTTCCGCCCGGCGCGGCCTCGCCGATCCGCACCGCGCTGGTCACCGCGCGCTCTGCGCCGGCGCACGAGCGGGTGATCCGCACGCTGCGCGAATGGGGCGTGCGGCTGGACGAGGCACTGTTCCTCGGCGGGCGCGACAAGGGCCCGTTCCTGGAAGCGTTCGGCGCCGACATCTTCTTCGACGACTCGCCCCACAACATCGATTCGGCGCGCCGCCACGTGGCCGCGGGGCACGTGCCGCATGGCGTCGCGAATAATCGATAACGGCCGCGTTATTCCGGCAGACGCAGCCCGGCCAGCTTCCAGCTCAGGCCGTCGCGACGGAACTCGAACACCACCGGCCGGCCTTCCGCGTTCCGCACGGTGGCGGTGAACAGCGAGGGCGAAACGTAGCCGGTCTTCGCGTCCTTGAGCGGATCGACGGCGCGGGCCTCGCCGTCCGCGTCGACCTTGCCGGCGACGCGGTGCGCCAGCGCGCTGCCCTGCAGCAGGGTGGCGATGCCGGCGGGCGAGACCATCGCGTCGATGGCCGGCTGCGCGATCAGCGCGGTGACGTCGCCGACGGTGCGCGCGGTTTCGCTGGGACCGACGCGCCCCATGATGCCGCGGGCGATGCGCTCCTGGATCTGCGGGCGCACGTTCTCCCGCAGCTTGTCGAAGTCCACGAACCGCCACAGCTCGCCGTACTCCCCGGCCGCGACCAGATTGCGGATGCCGTTGATCGCCAGGTACGGGCCGGCGACGACGTAGGCCAGCACCGCCAGCAGCAGCGCGATCAGGACGGCCAGCGCCCACTTGCGTCTCTTCGACACGACGTTCTTCGACACGACGGCGACTCCCGGGATTCGGCGCAAGTGTAGCGGTCAGTCGCCGAGGCCGGCGGCGAGGCCGTCGCCCCAGTCGGCCAGCCGGCCCAGCAGGGCGAGCCTGGCGCCGTCGTCCGCG is drawn from Thermomonas brevis and contains these coding sequences:
- a CDS encoding DUF2939 domain-containing protein yields the protein MSKNVVSKRRKWALAVLIALLLAVLAYVVAGPYLAINGIRNLVAAGEYGELWRFVDFDKLRENVRPQIQERIARGIMGRVGPSETARTVGDVTALIAQPAIDAMVSPAGIATLLQGSALAHRVAGKVDADGEARAVDPLKDAKTGYVSPSLFTATVRNAEGRPVVFEFRRDGLSWKLAGLRLPE